A genomic region of Gammaproteobacteria bacterium contains the following coding sequences:
- a CDS encoding DNA translocase FtsK 4TM domain-containing protein produces MTQAVRKHQTSPPITLHLAKRLREGGLIVLAAVALFLLLALLTHSPDDPGWSHAGSAGQIHNQGGIVGAYVADWILYLFGYVAYLFPIMIAGAAWRVYRLEVRPREFDYFHITARTVGFLLTVIMGCGLFWANTRGVPPQQMGGGILGDVIGKACIAIFGARGGILLMVALFLTGVTLLTGLSWLWLMETVGRHTLGLADTLQRLFEILVDYTAGQRARRARESFVKEEIERVISRPKPKIEVPMLTPEVSRRAVKAKQEKLFDTPLAPSELPSLDLLDAPPPAKGGYSTEALEAMSRQVELKLKDFGVEAQVVAVHPGPVITRFELQPAPGVKASRISNLSKDLARSLSTVSVRVVEVIPGKSVIGLEIPNAQRELVSLSEILSSREYEESASPLTLALGKDIGGKPIVVDLARMPHLLVAGTTGSGKSVALNAMVLSLLYKTTAVQTRLIMIDPKMLELSVYEGIPPLLAPVVTDMKEAANALRWCVNEMERRYRLMAALGVRNISGYNRKVEDAAGSGQPLHDPLFQPELAGEGEAAPVLKALPYIVVIVDELADMMMTVGKKVEELIARLAQKARAAGIHLILATQRPSVDVITGLIKANIPSRIAFQVSSRVDSRTILDQMGAENLLGHGDMLYLPPGVGLPTRVHGAFVSDQEVHKVVNRLKRSGKPEYIEAIVRGDLEEEEAAGDGAESFASGGGGEKDELYDQAVRIVTETRRASVSGVQRRLKIGYNRAARLVEDMERAGIVGALQSNGSREVLAPPPPKQ; encoded by the coding sequence TTGACGCAAGCCGTACGCAAGCACCAGACCTCCCCGCCAATTACGCTGCATCTGGCAAAGCGCCTGCGCGAAGGCGGACTGATCGTGCTGGCCGCGGTGGCATTGTTTCTGCTGCTGGCGCTGCTGACGCACAGTCCGGATGATCCCGGCTGGTCGCATGCCGGCAGCGCCGGTCAGATCCACAATCAAGGCGGCATCGTCGGCGCCTACGTGGCGGACTGGATACTTTATCTCTTTGGTTATGTGGCCTATCTCTTTCCGATCATGATCGCCGGAGCGGCATGGCGTGTCTATCGGCTGGAGGTCAGGCCGCGAGAATTCGATTATTTCCATATCACCGCCCGTACTGTGGGTTTCCTGCTCACCGTAATCATGGGTTGCGGTCTGTTCTGGGCGAATACGCGCGGCGTGCCGCCCCAGCAAATGGGTGGCGGCATCCTTGGCGACGTGATCGGCAAGGCCTGCATTGCGATTTTTGGCGCGCGCGGCGGCATTCTGTTGATGGTGGCCTTGTTTCTGACGGGCGTCACCCTGTTGACGGGCCTATCCTGGCTGTGGCTGATGGAGACCGTTGGGCGCCATACCCTGGGGTTGGCGGATACGCTGCAACGGTTGTTCGAGATCCTTGTAGATTACACCGCCGGTCAGCGCGCCAGGCGTGCGCGCGAAAGCTTCGTCAAGGAGGAAATAGAGCGGGTTATCAGCCGCCCAAAGCCCAAGATCGAGGTGCCGATGCTGACGCCGGAGGTCAGCAGGCGGGCGGTCAAGGCCAAGCAGGAAAAATTATTCGACACGCCACTGGCGCCCTCCGAACTGCCGTCGCTGGATCTTCTGGACGCGCCACCGCCCGCCAAGGGGGGATATTCCACCGAGGCGCTGGAGGCGATGTCGCGGCAGGTCGAACTGAAACTCAAGGATTTTGGCGTCGAGGCGCAGGTGGTCGCCGTGCATCCAGGGCCGGTGATCACCCGCTTCGAATTGCAACCCGCGCCGGGCGTGAAGGCCAGCCGCATCAGTAATCTGTCCAAGGATCTGGCCCGCTCGCTCTCCACCGTCAGCGTGCGCGTGGTGGAGGTGATCCCCGGAAAGTCCGTCATTGGTCTGGAAATCCCAAACGCGCAACGCGAACTGGTCAGCTTGAGCGAAATCCTGAGTTCACGAGAATACGAGGAGAGCGCCTCACCGCTGACGCTGGCGTTGGGCAAGGATATCGGCGGCAAGCCCATCGTGGTGGATCTGGCGCGCATGCCTCACCTGCTGGTGGCCGGCACCACGGGATCGGGCAAATCCGTCGCCTTGAACGCCATGGTGCTAAGCCTGCTTTATAAAACCACCGCGGTGCAGACGCGGCTCATCATGATCGATCCAAAAATGCTGGAGCTGTCCGTCTACGAAGGCATCCCGCCGTTGTTGGCGCCGGTGGTGACGGACATGAAGGAGGCCGCTAACGCGCTGCGTTGGTGCGTCAATGAGATGGAACGGCGTTACCGGCTGATGGCGGCGCTGGGTGTGCGCAATATCAGCGGTTACAACCGCAAGGTTGAAGACGCCGCCGGCAGCGGCCAGCCATTGCATGATCCGCTATTCCAGCCCGAATTGGCTGGTGAGGGAGAAGCAGCGCCGGTATTGAAAGCGCTGCCTTACATCGTCGTCATCGTTGATGAGCTGGCCGACATGATGATGACCGTCGGCAAAAAGGTGGAAGAGCTGATCGCGCGGCTGGCGCAAAAGGCACGCGCCGCCGGCATCCATCTCATTCTCGCAACACAACGTCCCTCCGTAGACGTGATCACCGGCCTGATCAAGGCAAATATTCCCAGTCGCATCGCGTTTCAGGTGTCCTCGCGGGTGGATTCGCGCACCATCCTTGATCAGATGGGCGCCGAGAATCTGCTCGGCCACGGCGACATGCTGTATCTGCCGCCCGGCGTCGGCCTGCCTACGCGAGTGCATGGCGCTTTTGTCTCGGATCAGGAGGTGCACAAGGTGGTGAACCGGCTCAAGCGTTCCGGCAAGCCGGAATACATCGAGGCCATTGTGCGGGGCGATCTTGAAGAGGAGGAAGCGGCGGGCGACGGCGCGGAAAGTTTCGCCAGTGGCGGCGGCGGCGAAAAAGACGAGTTGTACGATCAGGCCGTGCGCATTGTGACGGAAACCCGGCGCGCCTCGGTCTCCGGCGTGCAACGGCGGCTCAAGATCGGCTACAACCGCGCCGCACGGCTGGTGGAGGACATGGAGCGTGCCGGCATTGTCGGCGCCCTGCAATCCAACGGCAGTCGTGAAGTCCTGGCGCCTCCGCCACCGAAGCAATAA
- a CDS encoding metallophosphoesterase: MRIQFFSDIHLEFGPLEFRQADAEVIVAAGDISLGLDGLRWLQTATVPVIYVAGNHEYYCANMPEVLEKLRAEGRGNPVYFLENDQVVINDVRFLGTTLWTDFNGGDQKLIDESRLKMNDYWQISNGRERLRPKDTWDAHHKARQWLRERLAEPFPGKTVVVTHHAPSLRSWYGGRSSPFLHIYCSDMDSELNNSGVALWIHGHIHRTNDYAIGRTRVVSNTRGYAGVQDIDGFDLGKVVEI, translated from the coding sequence ATGCGCATTCAATTCTTCTCCGACATCCATCTTGAGTTCGGACCGCTGGAGTTCCGTCAGGCCGATGCTGAGGTGATCGTCGCGGCGGGTGACATCAGCCTCGGGCTGGACGGCCTGCGCTGGTTGCAAACTGCCACTGTGCCAGTGATCTACGTGGCCGGCAATCACGAATACTATTGCGCCAACATGCCGGAGGTTCTGGAGAAACTGCGTGCCGAGGGTCGCGGTAATCCCGTGTATTTTCTGGAAAACGATCAGGTCGTCATCAATGATGTGCGTTTCCTGGGCACGACATTATGGACTGACTTCAACGGTGGTGATCAGAAGCTCATCGATGAATCACGCTTGAAGATGAATGACTACTGGCAGATCAGCAATGGCCGCGAACGTCTGCGGCCCAAGGACACCTGGGATGCCCATCATAAAGCCCGGCAATGGCTGCGGGAGCGGCTGGCGGAACCCTTCCCGGGCAAGACCGTGGTGGTGACACATCACGCCCCCAGCCTGCGCAGTTGGTATGGCGGACGAAGTTCGCCTTTTTTGCACATTTACTGCAGTGACATGGATAGCGAACTGAATAACAGCGGCGTCGCGCTTTGGATCCATGGCCATATTCACCGCACCAACGACTACGCCATCGGGCGGACCCGGGTGGTGAGCAACACCCGGGGTTATGCCGGCGTGCAGGACATCGATGGCTTTGATCTAGGCAAAGTCGTTGAGATCTAG
- a CDS encoding DUF1820 family protein, whose amino-acid sequence MLLLSPGTILFLNARMAKPIYKVTFHNQGRVYEVFARSVHQSSMMGFIEIDKLLFGEKSTVVLDPSEEHLKTEFKGVVRTFLPIHSIIRIDEVEKQGHGKITTMADTASNVAPFPLYTHGDGKKN is encoded by the coding sequence ATGTTACTATTGTCGCCCGGCACTATTCTTTTTTTGAACGCGCGCATGGCCAAACCCATCTACAAGGTCACTTTCCATAATCAGGGCAGGGTCTATGAAGTCTTCGCCCGCAGTGTGCACCAGAGCAGCATGATGGGCTTCATCGAGATCGACAAGCTGTTGTTTGGCGAGAAATCCACCGTGGTGCTGGATCCCTCCGAGGAACATCTGAAAACGGAATTCAAGGGTGTGGTGCGGACCTTCCTGCCGATTCATTCCATCATCCGCATCGATGAGGTCGAAAAGCAGGGTCATGGCAAGATCACGACGATGGCTGATACGGCGTCCAATGTCGCGCCCTTTCCGCTATACACCCACGGCGACGGCAAGAAGAACTAG
- a CDS encoding RT0821/Lpp0805 family surface protein, translating to MSRIFSVITVCGLLLFSSPGRAECDSQQTGSGEVVGTLLGAAVGGLIGAQIGKGTGNKVAIGAGVLAGGLLGNKLGSQLDCRDQEYHASTAQNSFETQKTGTTTSWVNPDSGHSGSVTPTRTYQTDDGTPCREFTQTIEVNGQKQSGYGTACRQPDGSWKIVSSN from the coding sequence ATGAGCAGGATATTTTCCGTAATAACCGTATGCGGCTTGCTGCTGTTTTCATCACCCGGCCGCGCCGAATGCGATTCACAGCAGACCGGCAGCGGCGAGGTTGTCGGCACCCTGTTGGGCGCGGCGGTGGGTGGTTTGATCGGCGCTCAGATCGGCAAGGGAACGGGCAACAAGGTCGCCATCGGCGCCGGTGTGCTGGCCGGCGGCCTGCTTGGCAACAAGCTGGGCTCGCAACTGGATTGCCGGGATCAGGAATACCACGCCAGCACCGCACAGAATTCCTTTGAAACGCAGAAGACCGGCACCACCACCAGCTGGGTCAACCCCGACAGCGGGCACAGCGGTTCGGTGACGCCGACGCGCACCTATCAAACCGACGATGGCACCCCCTGCCGCGAATTCACCCAGACCATCGAGGTCAACGGTCAGAAGCAGAGCGGCTACGGCACCGCCTGCCGCCAGCCCGACGGCAGCTGGAAGATCGTCAGCAGCAATTGA
- a CDS encoding FAD:protein FMN transferase, translating to MPLTLVLGLSPTLPACDRHPPAAVESFSGAAEGTTYHIKLAQPPEPLTREVLQEAITTVLTRIDREMSAYRPDSDLSRFNASQGTDWFPVSGELRELVDVALQVSRETDGAYDITVEPLSELWGFGPQRHVFRVPTDAEIERARLQVGHGHLHSRRDPPALRKDVPELRIDVNSLGPGYTVDRIARALSRLGVDDYLIELGGAVYARGQRPEGGAWRVAIEKPLKTSRVAQQIVGLSAEGLSTAGDYRQYFDEDGRHYSHILDPATGRPVTHALTSVSVIAPIAVEADAWDTALMVMGPERGWALALKLKIPALFITRETATGQSDFKVRATPQFEPYARPPK from the coding sequence ATGCCGCTGACGCTGGTTTTGGGATTGAGTCCGACGCTTCCGGCATGTGACCGGCATCCCCCCGCCGCGGTCGAAAGCTTCAGTGGCGCGGCCGAAGGCACGACCTATCACATTAAATTGGCACAGCCGCCCGAACCCCTGACGCGCGAGGTGTTGCAAGAGGCGATTACTACGGTGCTGACCAGGATCGATCGGGAGATGTCCGCCTATCGTCCGGATTCCGATCTGTCGCGTTTCAATGCCAGCCAAGGCACGGATTGGTTTCCCGTATCTGGCGAGCTTCGGGAGTTGGTCGACGTTGCCTTGCAGGTCAGCCGCGAAACAGACGGCGCTTACGACATTACCGTGGAGCCGTTGAGCGAGTTGTGGGGATTCGGGCCGCAGCGGCACGTTTTTCGCGTCCCAACGGATGCGGAAATCGAACGCGCCAGACTGCAGGTGGGTCATGGCCACTTGCACAGCCGGCGGGATCCCCCGGCGCTGCGCAAGGATGTTCCGGAACTCCGGATCGACGTGAATTCCCTGGGTCCGGGGTATACCGTGGACCGAATCGCCCGGGCATTGAGCCGTTTGGGCGTCGATGATTACCTCATCGAATTGGGCGGCGCGGTGTATGCGCGGGGCCAGCGGCCGGAGGGAGGTGCATGGCGCGTGGCGATTGAAAAGCCTTTGAAGACGAGCCGCGTGGCGCAGCAGATCGTCGGTCTGAGCGCGGAAGGGCTGTCCACCGCCGGCGACTATCGCCAATACTTCGACGAGGATGGCAGGCATTATTCCCACATCCTCGATCCGGCGACGGGGCGGCCGGTCACTCACGCGCTGACGTCGGTTTCCGTGATCGCGCCGATCGCCGTGGAGGCGGACGCGTGGGACACGGCGCTCATGGTGATGGGGCCGGAACGCGGCTGGGCCCTGGCCTTGAAGCTGAAAATACCCGCCCTATTTATTACCCGTGAAACAGCGACCGGTCAAAGCGATTTCAAAGTCCGGGCCACGCCGCAATTCGAACCATACGCACGGCCGCCGAAGTGA
- a CDS encoding MoxR family ATPase has product MNDTVPVASDAITQLRRYIQSRIIGQDKLIDSLLIALLADGHLLVEGAPGLAKTRLIKVLAQGIEASFHRIQFTPDLLPADLTGTEVFQPHDGQFRFQQGPLFQNLVLADEINRAPAKVQSALLEAMAERQITVGRTTYALPELFMVMATQNPLEQEGTYPLPEAQLDRFLLYVRIEHPGMEEEARILALARSEAAADTGQTHPPPVIPQQAIFAARRSALSVHLAPALETYLLQLVQATRHPGAYHATLERWLRHGASPRASIALDRCSRVLAWLRGRDYVTPEDIQMTAPDILRHRILLSYEAEAEQVSREHIIGEILARVGVP; this is encoded by the coding sequence ATGAATGACACCGTCCCCGTCGCTTCCGATGCCATCACGCAATTGCGCCGCTACATCCAGAGCCGCATCATCGGTCAGGACAAGCTCATCGACAGCCTGCTCATTGCCCTGCTCGCCGACGGGCATCTGCTCGTTGAAGGCGCGCCGGGACTGGCCAAGACACGCCTCATCAAGGTACTGGCACAGGGCATCGAGGCCAGTTTTCATCGCATCCAGTTTACACCCGATCTGTTGCCGGCCGACCTGACCGGCACGGAGGTCTTCCAGCCGCACGACGGGCAGTTCCGCTTTCAGCAAGGACCACTGTTTCAGAATCTGGTGCTGGCGGATGAAATCAACCGCGCGCCGGCCAAGGTGCAATCGGCGCTGCTGGAGGCGATGGCCGAACGGCAGATCACGGTGGGCCGCACCACCTACGCCCTGCCCGAACTGTTTATGGTCATGGCCACACAAAACCCTCTCGAACAGGAAGGCACTTATCCGCTGCCGGAGGCGCAGCTCGATCGTTTCCTGTTATACGTGCGCATAGAGCATCCCGGCATGGAGGAAGAGGCGCGCATCCTGGCGCTGGCGCGCAGTGAAGCGGCGGCGGATACGGGCCAAACGCATCCGCCTCCCGTCATACCGCAACAGGCCATCTTCGCGGCCCGTCGTTCCGCACTGAGCGTCCATCTGGCGCCCGCCCTTGAAACGTATCTGCTGCAACTGGTCCAGGCCACCCGCCATCCGGGCGCTTATCACGCCACATTGGAGCGCTGGCTGCGCCACGGCGCCAGTCCGCGCGCGAGCATCGCGTTGGATCGCTGCTCCCGCGTGCTGGCCTGGCTCCGCGGACGGGATTACGTGACGCCGGAGGACATCCAGATGACGGCGCCCGACATCCTGCGCCATCGCATCCTCCTCAGCTATGAGGCGGAGGCCGAGCAGGTGAGCCGCGAACACATTATCGGCGAAATCCTGGCGCGCGTAGGGGTGCCATGA
- a CDS encoding DUF58 domain-containing protein — protein MTAPFAVRFEELLALRHAAMLLPAWHRHPRAMSHGQRLSPFKGRGMEYEESRLYQSGDDARRMDWRVTARTGRPHVKVFREEREQSVWLWVDYRPAMFFATRGAFKNVLAARIAALYAWQALEHGDHVGGWVIGAHTVQEQLPQRGRSSALTLFHHLAQGSAPTTDNSSAMITPNLHAQFQRVRPGSRVVMISDFRDLPDVEAAVESVSRHSQVVLCFLYDLLEQRLPPPGRYPMSDGARRMMLPTYDVGLAQAYTRRFAARQQQLIQLSRRCQARFYSCATTDNPLLVLQGSELQAA, from the coding sequence ATGACCGCGCCATTCGCGGTCCGGTTTGAGGAGTTGCTGGCGTTGCGCCATGCCGCCATGCTGCTGCCGGCATGGCACCGTCATCCGCGCGCCATGTCGCACGGCCAGCGGTTGTCACCATTCAAGGGCCGCGGCATGGAGTATGAAGAATCACGGTTGTATCAATCCGGCGACGATGCCCGCCGCATGGACTGGCGGGTGACCGCCCGCACCGGCCGCCCGCACGTCAAGGTATTCCGCGAAGAACGCGAGCAGTCGGTGTGGCTGTGGGTGGACTACCGCCCCGCCATGTTTTTTGCCACCCGTGGCGCTTTCAAAAACGTACTGGCAGCCAGGATCGCCGCGCTCTATGCCTGGCAGGCGCTGGAACACGGCGATCACGTGGGTGGATGGGTCATCGGCGCGCATACCGTGCAGGAACAATTACCGCAACGCGGGCGGTCATCGGCTTTGACCCTATTTCATCATTTGGCTCAGGGATCGGCACCCACAACGGACAATTCATCCGCGATGATCACGCCGAATTTGCACGCGCAATTTCAACGGGTGCGTCCCGGCAGCCGGGTGGTGATGATCAGCGATTTTCGCGATCTTCCCGATGTGGAGGCCGCCGTGGAATCGGTGTCGCGGCACAGCCAGGTGGTGTTGTGTTTCTTATACGACCTGCTGGAACAGCGCCTGCCGCCGCCGGGCCGTTATCCCATGAGCGATGGCGCGCGCCGGATGATGTTACCAACCTACGACGTCGGCCTGGCGCAGGCATATACCAGACGTTTCGCGGCGCGCCAGCAACAACTGATACAACTCAGCCGGCGCTGCCAGGCGCGGTTTTATTCCTGCGCCACCACTGACAATCCCCTGTTGGTCCTGCAAGGATCGGAACTTCAGGCGGCCTAG